The nucleotide sequence GGAGCATTATGGAAAGAAAATTGGGTTTTGATACTCTGCAGGTTCACGGCGGCACGGTCCCCGATCCGACTACAGGCTCGCGGGCAGTCCCGATTTACCAAACAACTTCATATGTTTTTGATGATGCAAACCATGCCGCCAAGCTCTTTGCCTTAGAAGAAGCGGGGAATATTTATACTAGAATCATGAATCCAACCACCGATGTGTTTGAAAAAAGAATGGCCCTGCTGGAAGGTGGAGTGGGAGCGCTGGCGACAGCATCGGGGTCGGCGGCCATTTTATACGCAATTCTCAATATTGCCGGATGCGGTGATGAAATTGCAGCTGCCAGCACCCTATACGGTGGAACCTACAATCTCTTTGCGGTCACGCTGCCTAAGTTTGGCATCAAGACCGTATTTGTCGATCCTGATCAGCCAGCTAATTTTGCCGAAGCTATAACAGAACGCACTAAAGCAATATTTGTCGAAACGATCGGCAATCCTGAGGCAAATATCGTTGATCTGGAAGCTGTGGCAGCAGTAGCTCATGAGCACAAAATCCCTCTGATCGTGGATAATACTTTTGCTACACCCTACTTAAACCGACCTTTTGAGCATGGAGCTGACATTGTCGTCCACTCAGCGACAAAATTCATCGGTGGTCACGGCACTTCGATCGGCGGGGTAATTGTTGATTCCGGTAACTTTGACTGGGCAGGGTGCGGCAAGTTTCCCGAGTTCACGAAGCCGGATCCATCTTACAACGGGATTCGCTACACCGAAGCTTTCGGCAGGGCAGCGTTTATCGCGAAGGCCCGGGTCCAGCTGCTCAGAGACACAGGTGCCTGCCTAAGTCCATTCAATGCTTTTCTATTTATTCAGGGTCTGGAGACTCTATCGCTGCGGGTGCAGAAACATACAGCTAACGCCCAAAAGATCGCGGAGTTTTTAAATGAGCATCCCTTGGTAGCGTGGGTGAAGTACCCGGGACTTAAAGGCAATAAATATTTTGATCTGGCCCAAAAATATCTTCCCAAAGGCTGCGGCTCGATTTTCTCCTTTGGAATCAAAGGCGGAGCGGAGGCCGGGAAAAAGTTCATCAACAGCCTAGAGCTTTTCTCACTTCTGGCAAATGTGGCAGATGCTAAATCGCTGGTAATTCATCCTGCCAGCACCACTCATGCCCAGTTATCGGAAGCGGAGCAGAGAACGAGTGGAGTAACTCCGGATTTAATCCGGCTGTCGATTGGCATTGAAGATGGGGATGATCTGATTGCCGATCTCGACCAAGCTCTAGCTAAGAGTGCCAGATAAGCTGAGGGAAGGAGGAATGGGGCATGCCGGTGAAAATACCTAATGACCTGCCTGCAAAAGAGGTTCTCGCCCGCGAGAATATCTTTGTGATGGACGAGAGCAGGGCGCTCAGCCAGGATATCCGCCCTTTACGCATAGCGATTTTAAATCTAATGCCGACCAAGGTAGAAACAGAAATCCAGCTTTTGCGCCTAATTGGTAATACGCCTCTGCAGGTTGAGGTGGTTTTAGTGCATCCGGAGACTTATCAAGCGAAAAACACCTCCGCTGATTATCTGGACCGGTTCTATCAGACATTCACCGCGATTAAGACCCAGCGGTTTGATGGATTAATTATAACCGGAGCTCCCGTGGAACAGCTGGAATTTGAAGAAGTAGCCTACTGGGAAGAATTGACTCAAATCATGGAGTGGTCCAAAACGCATGTAACATCAGTGCTCCATATCTGCTGGGGAGCCCAGGCAGGCCTTTATTACCATTATCGGGTACCTAAATATCAGCTGCCGGTAAAACAGTTTGGTGTTTTCAGCCATTACGCATTATCTAAAGGTATTCCCCTGCTGAGAGGTTTTGACGATCGCTTTTACATACCCCATTCGCGCCATACAGAAATTAAGCGCGAAGATATAGAAAAGGTCGAGGACTTAGTGCTCTTGGCTGAATCGGAGGATGCGGGTGTGTGCATTGTGGCAAGCAGGGACAGGAGCCAGATTTTTGTTACTGGTCACGCCGAATATGATCCGGATACACTGCAGCGAGAATACAAGCGGGATCTCAGCAGGGGACTGGAGATTGAGGTGCCGAAAAATTACTATCCTCACAATGATCCCCAACAGCAGCCGCTGGTATTGTGGCGTAGCCATGCTAATTTGCTGTTTGCTAATTGGCTTAACTATTATGTATATCAGGTGACGCCTTATGATTTATACGCATAGAAAGGAACAAAACCAGATGGATGTTAACCAGCTGCTGGGCAGTAAAACAGTGATTTTTGACGGAGCTATGGGTACGATGCTGCAGGAAAAAGGCTTAGAACCGGGGACTCTGCCGGAACTTATGAATCTCAAGGCCCCAGATGTAGTTTTAGCAATCCACCAAGGCTATAGATCCGCCGGTGCTCAGATAATCACTGCCAATACTTTTGGCGCACATGAGCTGCGGTTAAAAGATACTGGTTTTACGGTGGAGGAAGTGATTGATGCCGGCGTTTCTCTGGCCAAGGAGGCGGCTGGCAGCGAGGCTTTGGTCGCTTTGGATATCGGCCCATTAGGTGTGCTGTTAGAGCCATACGGCACTTTAAAGTTTGCAGATGCCTACCAGTATTTAAAACGCCAGGCTGAGCAGGGACAAAAAAGCGGCGCTGATATAATTCTCATTGAAACCATGGCTGATTTGGAAGAGGTGAAGGCCGCTGTTCTGGCTGCAAGAGAAAATACTGATCTACCGGTATTCTGCACTATGAGCTTTGAGGCCCACCACAGGACATTCATGGGCTGCACTGTCGAATCGATGGTGAGGGTTTTAGAGGAGCTGGGCGCTGCTGCCGTTGGAGCAAACTGCTCTTTAGGACCACAGGAGCTGGAACCGGTAGTAGATTCGCTGTTGGAGCTGACTGATCTGCCAGTAATCGTCCAGCCGAATGCGGGACTGCCAAAAATGGAGCAGGGGAAAGCTGTTTATGAGCTTACATGTGAGGAGTTTGCCGCTTACGGACTCCGCTTTGCAGAAAAGGGTGTAAAGATTCTTGGCGGCTGCTGCGGAACTAGTTATCAGCACATTAAAGCGCTTGCTGAACAAATCAGAGGTGGTTGAGACTTAGGAAACGTGCCTGATTATTGGGCACGTTTTTTGTGTGGAAAGAATTGTGAGGTATTATTGTTTTTCATATTTAATTATGGTAGAATACTTGCGGAACTCATTGTAGTTTTCTTTTTAAACTAGGCAGGAGAATCCACTGCAGTTAGCAAATTAACTAAGGTGGAGATTAGATAGTCACAGGTGAATTTGTGATTTTTACCGCGACCTATTCCCTGTGTGATCTAATAATATATATTAAGGAGGCATCATCTTAAAATGGCCAAGAGAACAATCGATGGCAATACCGCAGCAGCGCATATAGCTTATGCATTAAGTGATGTTGCGGCTATTTATCCTATTACTCCCTCTTCGCCAATGGGTGAATTAGCTGATGAATGGGCTGCCCATGGTATGAAGAATATTTTTGGACAAGAAGTCAGAGTTGCAGAAATGCAGTCTGAAGCCGGTGCTGCCGGAGCGGTCCATGGCTCCTTGGCATCCGGAGCGTTAACAACAACCTTTACTGCATCCCAAGGTCTGCTGTTAATGATTCCTAACATGTACAAAATTGCCGGCGAATTACTGCCGACAGTTTTCCATGTAACTGCACGGACTGTTGCTTCCCACGCACTGTCCATCTTTGGTGATCACTCAGACGTAATGGCAGTAAGACAAACTGGTTTCGCAATGCTCGCATCCAACTCTGTCCAGGAAGCTATGGATTTAGCACTGGTTGCTCACTTAGCTACCCTGAAAAGCAGAGTTCCTTTTGTGCATTTCTTTGATGGCTTTAGAACATCGCATGAAATCCAAAAGGTTGAAATGATTGACTATGAAGACATCGCTAAGCTGGTTGACTATGAGGCAATCGAGGAATTCAGAAAGCGCGGTCTCAATCCGGAAAGACCTGTTCAGCGCGGTACAGCCCAGAACCCGGACGTTTTCTTCCAGAACAGAGAAGCATCTAACCCATATTATGATCGCGTTCCGGACATCGTTGCTGATGTAATGAAACAGGTTGGAGAAATCACCGGCCGCAATTATAAGCCGTTTGACTACTACGGCTGTGAGGATCCGGAGCATGTTGTAATTCTAATGGGTTCCGGCGCAGAAGCAGTTGAAGAAACCATCGACTACCTCGCAGACCGGGGATACAAAATAGGTGTAATTAAAGTTCGCCTCTATCGTCCGTTCTCAGCCAAGTACTTCTTGGATGTACTGCCGAAGAGTGTGAAAGTAATTACTGTCTTAGACCGGACTAAAGAACCGGGTGCAGTTGGCGAACCGCTGTATGAAGACGTATGCACCGTCTTAAAAGAAGCTGGCATTACCACTCCGGTATTAGGCGGACGCTACGGTTTAAGCTCGAAAGAGTTCAACCCATCCATGATCAAGGCTGTGTTTGATAACGCAGTAAGCGATAATCCAAAGAACCACTTTACAATCGGCATTAATGATGATGTTACTTTTACATCATTAGAAGTAAAAGAGCAGGTTAACGCAGCACCAGAAGGATTAATCGCGTGCAAATTCTATGGTCTTGGTTCCGACGGTACAGTTGGTGCTAACCAAAACTCCATTAAGATTATTGGTGACCACACCGACATGTACGCTCAAGGCTACTTTGTTTACGATTCTAAGAAGTCCGGCGGCTTAACTGTATCTCACTTAAGATTCGGTAAGAGCCCAATTAAATCCACATACATCATCGATCAAGCGGACTTTGTAGCCTGCCATAATTCTGCATATGTAAATATGTATGATTTATTGGATGGCATTAAAGAAGGCGGCACATTCCTGCTCAACTCTCCATGGACTTTAGAAGAAATGGAGACTCGTCTGCCTGTTTCCTTAAAGCGTACCATTGCTGAGAAAAAGCTGCAGTTCTATAACATTGATGCTAATAAGATCGCAGCAGAAATCGGCTTAGGCGGCAGAGTAAACACTATTCTGCAGGCAGCTTTCTTTAAGATTGCTAATGTAATTCCTGTTGATGATGCGATTAAATATATTAAACAGTCTATTTTAGACTCTTACGGCAGCAAAGGCGAGAAAGTTGTCAACATGAACTATGCCGCTGTTGATGCCGGTATCAACCAACTTCAAAAAGTTGATTACCCAGCATCCTGGGCAGAAGCTGCTGACGAAGCTGCTGTAGCTGAAAATGTACCTGAGTATGTAGAAAAGATCGTTCGTCCGATCGCAGCGCAAAAAGGTGATGATTTACCGGTAAGCGCATTTGATCCCGACGGTACTGTTCCGACTGGTACAACTCAGTATGAAAAACGC is from Bacillota bacterium and encodes:
- a CDS encoding homocysteine synthase — protein: MERKLGFDTLQVHGGTVPDPTTGSRAVPIYQTTSYVFDDANHAAKLFALEEAGNIYTRIMNPTTDVFEKRMALLEGGVGALATASGSAAILYAILNIAGCGDEIAAASTLYGGTYNLFAVTLPKFGIKTVFVDPDQPANFAEAITERTKAIFVETIGNPEANIVDLEAVAAVAHEHKIPLIVDNTFATPYLNRPFEHGADIVVHSATKFIGGHGTSIGGVIVDSGNFDWAGCGKFPEFTKPDPSYNGIRYTEAFGRAAFIAKARVQLLRDTGACLSPFNAFLFIQGLETLSLRVQKHTANAQKIAEFLNEHPLVAWVKYPGLKGNKYFDLAQKYLPKGCGSIFSFGIKGGAEAGKKFINSLELFSLLANVADAKSLVIHPASTTHAQLSEAEQRTSGVTPDLIRLSIGIEDGDDLIADLDQALAKSAR
- the metA gene encoding homoserine O-succinyltransferase — encoded protein: MPVKIPNDLPAKEVLARENIFVMDESRALSQDIRPLRIAILNLMPTKVETEIQLLRLIGNTPLQVEVVLVHPETYQAKNTSADYLDRFYQTFTAIKTQRFDGLIITGAPVEQLEFEEVAYWEELTQIMEWSKTHVTSVLHICWGAQAGLYYHYRVPKYQLPVKQFGVFSHYALSKGIPLLRGFDDRFYIPHSRHTEIKREDIEKVEDLVLLAESEDAGVCIVASRDRSQIFVTGHAEYDPDTLQREYKRDLSRGLEIEVPKNYYPHNDPQQQPLVLWRSHANLLFANWLNYYVYQVTPYDLYA
- the nifJ gene encoding pyruvate:ferredoxin (flavodoxin) oxidoreductase; its protein translation is MAKRTIDGNTAAAHIAYALSDVAAIYPITPSSPMGELADEWAAHGMKNIFGQEVRVAEMQSEAGAAGAVHGSLASGALTTTFTASQGLLLMIPNMYKIAGELLPTVFHVTARTVASHALSIFGDHSDVMAVRQTGFAMLASNSVQEAMDLALVAHLATLKSRVPFVHFFDGFRTSHEIQKVEMIDYEDIAKLVDYEAIEEFRKRGLNPERPVQRGTAQNPDVFFQNREASNPYYDRVPDIVADVMKQVGEITGRNYKPFDYYGCEDPEHVVILMGSGAEAVEETIDYLADRGYKIGVIKVRLYRPFSAKYFLDVLPKSVKVITVLDRTKEPGAVGEPLYEDVCTVLKEAGITTPVLGGRYGLSSKEFNPSMIKAVFDNAVSDNPKNHFTIGINDDVTFTSLEVKEQVNAAPEGLIACKFYGLGSDGTVGANQNSIKIIGDHTDMYAQGYFVYDSKKSGGLTVSHLRFGKSPIKSTYIIDQADFVACHNSAYVNMYDLLDGIKEGGTFLLNSPWTLEEMETRLPVSLKRTIAEKKLQFYNIDANKIAAEIGLGGRVNTILQAAFFKIANVIPVDDAIKYIKQSILDSYGSKGEKVVNMNYAAVDAGINQLQKVDYPASWAEAADEAAVAENVPEYVEKIVRPIAAQKGDDLPVSAFDPDGTVPTGTTQYEKRGIAINIPIWIVDNCIQCNQCAFVCPHAAIRPFLAAEETLENAPETFVTKNAIGKNYQGLQYRIQVSALDCTGCGNCAQVCPSKEKSLVMKPLAEHAEVEAANWEYAIELPEVDVEINPTTVKDSQFIQPLFEFSGACAGCGETPYVKLATQLFGDRMIIANATGCSSIYGGSSPTCPYTTNSKGHGPAWANSLFEDNAEFGFGMHLAYQQRRAKLADAIDKLMAAEIPADLKAGFAAWLEDPQDAKITKDAAEQIKAALPAALEAVDGDAAESLKFVANNTELLVKKSIWIFGGDGWAYDIGFGGLDHVLASGEDVNVLVLDTEVYSNTGGQASKSTPTGAIAKFAASGKKIRKKDLGRIAMTYGYVYVASVSVGANRNQLLRAMLEAESYRGPSLIIAYSPCINHGINMGLTAEQGKRAVEAGYWPLYRYNPMLEEEGKNPFILDSKEPTGDFREFVLSENRYARLLRQFPDTAEDLLQRAERDAKRRWELYKRMAEM